One genomic window of Solanum dulcamara chromosome 10, daSolDulc1.2, whole genome shotgun sequence includes the following:
- the LOC129870610 gene encoding interactor of constitutive active ROPs 4-like produces the protein MPRLRGSEMLQRKSPRVPLQLRTSSSDSDQRSPKLGDRRSPQGAQSDPIKQKKLGTRIADLDTQLGQAQEELKYLKDQLASVEAAKKAAQELLEKTKKSTVPEPEEIQESKSKLKIQEIDVFEVPNVEISQPTNEKISTLSVAEPEKPSPEELALKNEEISFLKAKLAKKDQEFQAFFQENENLKKELNEMTREISSTKAKTEEMNLKFNQVTLELETTKKNASNINEKLEATEKAKEELESEMKKLRIQTEQWKKAADAAAAVLAGEVEMNERRLSERCGSMDYKRYSNVFEPTLGGYGCYMGSPGLIDDVDDGFGHVKRKSSGIKKFGDLWRKKGQK, from the exons ATGCCAAGATTAAG GGGATCAGAGATGCTTCAAAGGAAATCACCTCGAGTACCTTTGCAACTCAGAACATCAAGCTCTGATTCTGATCAGAGAAGTCCTAAGTTAGGTGATCGTAGATCTCCACAAGGCGCTCAATCTGATCCAATAAAACAAAAGAAACTTGGTACAAGAATTGCAGATTTGGATACTCAACTTGGACAAGCACAAGAAGAGCTTAAATATCTTAAGGACCAACTAGCTTCAGTTGAAGCAGCAAAGAAAGCAGCTCAAGAACTGCTTGAGAAAACCAAGAAATCAACTGTCCCAGAGCCTGAGGAAATCCAAGAATCTAAGAGCAAATTAAAAATCCAAGAAATCGATGTTTTTGAAGTCCCAAATGTTGAAATTAGCCAGCCCACTAATGAAAAGATCAGCACTTTATCAGTTGCTGAACCAGAGAAACCATCACCTGAGGAGTTGGCTTTGAAGAATGAAGAAATAAGCTTTTTGAAAGCCAAGTTGGCAAAGAAGGATCAAGAATTTCAGGCATTTTTCCAAGAAAATGAAAACCTGAAGAAGGAACTGAATGAAATGACTCGGGAAATTTCATCCACTAAGGCAAAAACAGAGGAAATGAATCTCAAGTTTAACCAAGTTACTCTAGAACTGGAAACAACAAAGAAGAATGCTTCTAACATAAATGAGAAACTTGAAGCCACCGAAAAGGCAAAGGAGGAATTAGAAAGTGAGATGAAGAAACTCAGAATCCAAACAGAACAATGGAAGAAAGCTGCAGATGCTGCTGCAGCTGTGCTGGCAGGGGAAGTGGAGATGAATGAGAGAAGGCTCTCTGAGAGATGTGGATCAATGGATTATAAGCGATACAGTAATGTATTTGAACCAACACTTGGAGGATATGGTTGTTACATGGGTTCACCAGGACTTATCGACGACGTTGATGATggttttggacatgtgaagagaaaAAGTTCTGGCATTAAGAAGTTTGGAGACCTGTGGAGAAAGAAGGGCCAGAAATAA